The Malus domestica chromosome 06, GDT2T_hap1 genome has a segment encoding these proteins:
- the LOC103438680 gene encoding WAT1-related protein At1g43650-like, translated as MEGCTHYLAMVLVQLIYGGSDVLIKLSLQDGLNPIVFVVYRHVLAMVLIGPFAYVLERKQRPSFSISAAANIFLLALLGPTIFVNVYCAGLTYTSATVASALSNVIPPLTFLTAVLLGMEKLKIRSARGQAKVAGTIFCIGGSLIFTFWKGGYLLKGVEKTLINVHNAEEYGKIKHVQENWIKGSALLLMSYTAWSAWLILQAAVSKVYPAPLSLTTLMCFFASLQSSFLALFFARNPSSWRLEWNLQLLTIVYFGVLTTALVYYLQAWCISHKGPVFAAMFSPLQAIIVAVFSAIAFAERLHFGSLIGALLIIVGLYCVLWGKRKDTLVAEHGEIEKVTLDDIKVLEISMNDISVVNPVTREET; from the exons ATGGAAGGATGCACACACTACTTGGCAATGGTACTGGTTCAGCTGATTTACGGCGGATCAGACGTCCTCATAAAATTATCCCTTCAGGATGGACTCAATCCGATTGTCTTTGTGGTTTACAGGCATGTTCTTGCCATGGTTTTGATAGGACCATTTGCTTATGTGCTTGAAAG GAAGCAGAGGCCTTCGTTCTCAATTTCAGCAGCTGCAAATATTTTCCTGCTAGCGTTGTTAGGGCCTACCATCTTTGTGAATGTATACTGTGCTGGTTTGACATACACTTCTGCAACAGTTGCAAGTGCCTTAAGTAATGTTATCCCCCCGTTGACGTTTCTGACGGCAGTTCTTCTCGG GATGGAGAAACTAAAGATTAGAAGCGCTCGAGGCCAAGCAAAGGTGGCTGGTACAATTTTCTGCATCGGCGGATCTCTTATTTTCACATTCTGGAAAGGAGGATACCTGTTGAAGGGTGTCGAAAAGACACTGATAAATGTTCACAACGCAGAGGAGTATGGCAAGATCAAGCATGTTCAGGAAAACTGGATCAAGGGTTCTGCTCTTCTTCTGATGAGCTACACTGCGTGGAGTGCGTGGCTAATCCTCCAG gcTGCGGTGTCCAAAGTCTACCCTGCGCCATTGTCACTAACCACCCTAATGTGCTTTTTCGCTTCGCTGCAATCTTCTTTCCTCGCCCTGTTTTTTGCTAGAAATCCAAGCTCATGGAGACTGGAGTGGAACCTGCAGCTTTTAACCATCGTCTACTTC GGAGTTCTGACCACAGCATTAGTCTATTACCTGCAAGCATGGTGCATCAGTCACAAGGGACCAGTTTTTGCAGCTATGTTTAGTCCACTTCAAGCCATTATAGTGGCAGTGTTTTCGGCAATTGCTTTTGCAGAGCGACTTCACTTTGGCAG CTTGATTGGAGCACTTCTCATTATTGTGGGACTTTACTGTGTGCTGTGGGGAAAGAGGAAAGACACTCTTGTTGCTGAACATGGAGAGATTGAAAAAGTGACACTGGACGATATTAAAGTGCTGGAGATTTCCATGAATGATATTTCAGTAGTCAATCCTGTTACTAGAGAAGAAACATGA